From a region of the Rhinolophus sinicus isolate RSC01 linkage group LG04, ASM3656204v1, whole genome shotgun sequence genome:
- the KLHL9 gene encoding kelch-like protein 9 translates to MKVSLGNGEMGVSAHLQPCKAGTTRFFTSNTHSSVVLQGFDQLRIEGLLCDVTLVPGDGDEIFPVHRAMMASASDYFKAMFTGGMKEQDLMCIKLHGVNKVGLKKIIDFIYTAKLSLNMDNLQDTLEAASFLQILPVLDFCKVFLISGVSLDNCVEVGRIANTYNLIEVDKYVNNFILKNFPALLSTGEFLKLPFERLAFVLSSNSLKHCTELELFKAACRWLRLEDPRMDYAAKLMKNIRFPLMTPQDLINYVQTVDFMRTDNTCVNLLLEASNYQMMPYMQPVMQSDRTAIRSDSTHLVTLGGVLRQQLVVSKELRMYDERAQEWRSLAPMDAPRYQHGIAVIGNFLYVVGGQSNYDTKGKTAVDTVFRFDPRYNKWMQVASLNEKRTFFHLSALKGHLYAVGGRSAAGELATVECYNPRMNEWSYVAKMSEPHYGHAGTVYGGLMYISGGITHDTFQNELMCFDPDTDKWTQKAPMTTVRGLHCMCTVGDKLYVIGGNHFRGTSDYDDVLSCEYYSPTLDQWTPIAAMLRGQSDVGVAVFENKIYVVGGYSWNNRCMVEIVQKYDPEKDEWHKVFDLPESLGGIRACTLTVFPPEENPGSPSRESPLSAPSDHS, encoded by the coding sequence ATGAAAGTGTCTCTTGGTAACGGCGAAATGGGCGTTTCCGCCCATTTACAGCCTTGCAAGGCAGGAACCACACGATTTTTTACCAGCAATACTCACAGTTCGGTAGTATTGCAAGGCTTTGATCAGCTTAGAATAGAAGGATTGCTTTGTGATGTGACTCTGGTACCAGGTGATGGAGATGAAATTTTCCCTGTTCACAGAGCGATGATGGCGTCTGCTAGTGATTATTTCAAAGCTATGTTTACAGGTGGAATGAAAGAACAAGATTTAATGTGCATTAAGCTTCATGGGGTGAACAAGGTTGGtctgaagaaaataattgattttatttatactgCAAAACTTTCTCTTAATATGGACAATCTTCAGGACACACTTGAAGCTGCCAGCTTTTTACAAATTTTACCTGTTTTGGACTTCTGTAAAGTGTTTCTCATTTCAGGAGTCTCTTTAGATAACTGTGTTGAAGTTGGGCGAATAGCTAACACCTATAATCTTATAGAAGTGGATAAATATGTCAATAATTTTATCCTGAAGAATTTTCCTGCATTATTGAGTACTGGGGAGTTTCTAAAACTCCCTTTTGAACGGCTTGCCTTTGTGCTTTCCAGTAATAGTCTTAAGCACTGTACGGAACTTGAGCTCTTCAAGGCTGCCTGTCGCTGGCTAAGGTTGGAAGACCCTCGAATGGATTATGCTGCAAAATTAATGAAGAATATTCGATTTCCACTGATGACACCACAGGACCTCATCAATTATGTGCAGACAGTAGATTTCATGAGAACGGACAATACCTGTGTGAATTTGCTTTTGGAAGCTAGCAATTACCAAATGATGCCATACATGCAGCCAGTGATGCAGTCAGATAGAACTGCCATTCGATCGGACTCAACGCATTTGGTTACATTAGGAGGAGTTCTGAGGCAGCAGCTGGTTGTGAGTAAAGAATTAAGGATGTATGATGAAAGGGCACAAGAGTGGAGATCTTTAGCCCCTATGGATGCTCCACGTTACCAGCATGGCATTGCTGTCATTGGAAACTTTCTTTATGTAGTTGGTGGTCAAAGTAATTATGATACGAAAGGAAAAACTGCTGTTGATACAGTTTTCAGATTTGATCCACGGTATAATAAATGGATGCAGGTTGCCTCATTAAATGAAAAGCGCACATTCTTCCACTTGAGTGCCCTCAAAGGACATCTGTATGCTGTTGGTGGGCGAAGTGCAGCTGGTGAACTGGCCACAGTAGAATGTTACAACCCAAGAATGAATGAGTGGAGCTATGTTGCAAAAATGAGTGAACCCCACTATGGCCATGCTGGAACAGTGTATGGAGGCTTAATGTATATTTCAGGAGGAATTACTCATGACACTTTCCAAAACGAGCTCATGTGTTTTGACCCAGACACAGACAAATGGACACAGAAGGCTCCAATGACTACAGTCAGAGGTCTGCATTGCATGTGTACAGTTGGAGACAAGCTCTATGTCATTGGTGGCAATCACTTCAGAGGAACAAGTGATTATGATGATGTACTAAGCTGTGAATACTATTCACCAACCCTTGACCAGTGGACACCAATTGCTGCTATGTTAAGGGGTCAAAGTGATGTTGGAGTTgctgtctttgaaaataaaatctatgttGTAGGTGGATATTCTTGGAATAATCGTTGTATGGTAGAAATTGTCCAGAAATATGACCCAGAAAAGGATGAGTGGCATAAAGTTTTTGACCTTCCAGAGTCACTTGGTGGCATTCGAGCTTGTACTCTCACAGTTTTTCCACCTGAAGAAAACCCTGGGTCACCTTCTAGAGAATCACCTCTTTCAGCACCATCAGATCATTCTTAG